A window of the Planococcus citri chromosome 4, ihPlaCitr1.1, whole genome shotgun sequence genome harbors these coding sequences:
- the LOC135845234 gene encoding uncharacterized protein LOC135845234, producing the protein MKLKITAMNMVIVSLILSLGVIYNSVESVPTEIELSQNIQNAIGKFNTLTGKFIKDDLKPEKNALFSPLNIYIALSLLHLGASGATRNELSTALGMPSDEAEIIVAHKQLGRILSDLQNSSTAEVKIANSIFVQNAVKLKDAYLQATKLFYESEAQQVDFAKAGSEATDIVNNWVSNNTKKRIPRLFNEDIPHDTQLLLASTLLFNATWQKPFEMRLTKDEKFNTGGKQVAVKMMNQVSYIPYLKDEKSQVEAISLFYKNNEFSMVIILPPRNRSLGTLIDSLRPEHQQKVIQEFGSKVHYVDYKLPRFKFSWSQNMNNDLKKTGIRKIFENTELDNLIESSDKFKVSQINHATEIQVDEFGTIATAVSTVAVNGLSGFQSKSEPIKFHADRPFYFWIIHQKTGMILFTGIVQNPSVKAIILALFLVLGTTQTLVESAPKDQDLSQLIQNSVVKFNTLFTKFIKDDLKPEENVLFSPVNIYTALSLLQLGASGETRKELSNALGIPENGARFAAAHQNLSKILNDLQTTTATEVKIANSVFVQKGLKLKNSYLQAIKNYYQNDAQQVNFTKANSEARDIINNWVSNNTKNRIPELFKNIIPQNTRLILASTLFFNATWKNKFPIQATKDEKFTTGAKEVSVKMMDQLKHVPYLKNEKLQIEAISLPYENNEFSMAVILPYANKSVSAFIDDLKVDHQQEIIREFRSKNEYGVHYKIPRFKFAKSQSINNYVIKSGIRKIFEIAELDNLVESSERLKVSEINHATEIEVDETGSIATAVTTNIALLCLSEEYHTEPIEFYANRPFLFWIYHQKTGIILFSGIVQNPSV; encoded by the exons atgAAGCTGAAAATCACTGCCATGAAT ATGGTAATCGTGTCACTCATTCTCTCACTTGGGGTAATATACAATTCGGTTGAATCAGTTCCAACAGAAATAGAACTCTCACAG aACATTCAAAACGctattggaaaattcaacacTTTGACGGGAAAATTCATAAAAGATGACCTTAAACCAGAAAAAAACgctttattttcacctttaaacATTTACATCGCCTTATCATTGTTACATTTGGGTGCGAGTGGAGCAACTCGAAACGAACTTTCAACAGCTTTGGGAATGCCTTCGGATGAAGCGGA AATAATTGTGGCTCACAAACAGCTTGGTAGAATATTGAGCGACCTGCAAAATTCGAGCACAGCTGAAGTGAAAATTGCCAATTCGATATTTGTGCAGAACGCAGTAAAGTTGAAAGACGCTTATTTGCAAGCAACAAAATTGTTTTACGAAAGCGAAGCTCAACAAGTCGATTTTGCCAAAGCAGGTTCCGAGGCTACCGATATTGTTAACAA CTGGGTTTCAAACAACACGAAAAAAAGGATACCCAGATTATTCAATGAAGATATACCCCACGATACTCAACTACTCTTGGCTAGCACTTTGCTATTCAACGCCACTTGGCAAAAACCATTCGAAATGCGGTTAACTAAAGA cgaaaaattcaacaccgGAGGCAAACAAGTagcagtaaaaatgatgaatcagGTATCCTACATTCCTTACTTGAAGGACGAAAAATCACAAGTCGAAGCCATCAGTTTATTCTACAAAAATAACGAGTTCTCTATGGTTATTATCTTACCACCCAGAAATCGATCTCTGGGTACTTTGATCGATAGTTTGAGACCCGAACATCAACAAAAGGTGATTCAAGAGTTTGGTTCAAAAGTCCATTACGTCGATTACAAATTACCTCGGTTTAAATTCAGTTGGTCGCAAAATATGAATAATGATCTGAAGAAAACAGGTATACGTAAAATATTTGAGAATACTGAATTGGATAACTTGATAGAAAGCTCTGACAAATTCAAGGTATCCCAAATAAATCACGCGACTGAAATTCAAGTCGATGAATTTGGGACTATTGCAACTGCAGTGAGCACTGTTGCAGTAAACGGGTTATCTGGGTTTCAATCTAAATCAGAGCCCATCAAGTTTCACGCAGATCGACCGttttatttttggattattcatcaaaaaactgGAATGATTTTGTTTACGGGAATTGTACAAAATCCATCGGT caaa GCGATTATTCTAGCACTCTTTTTGGTGCTTGGTACTACACAAACCCTCGTGGAATCAGCTCCGAAAGATCAAGATCTCTCACAG CTCATTCAAAACTCTGTTGTAAAATTCAACACTTTGTTCACCAAATTCATAAAAGATGATCTGAAACCAGAAGAAAACGTATTATTTTCCCCTGTGAATATTTACACAGCCTTATCGCTGCTACAATTGGGCGCCAGTGGAGAAACTAGAAAAGAACTTTCAAATGCTTTAGGAATACCTGAGAATGGTGCGAG ATTCGCTGCAGCtcatcaaaacttgagtaaaatATTAAACGACCTACAGACAACGACTGCAACCGAAGTGAAAATAGCTAATTCGGTATTTGTGCAGAAAGGATTAAAATTAAAGAATAGTTATTTACAAGcgatcaaaaattattatcaaaacgACGCTCAACAGGTGAATTTCACCAAAGCAAATTCAGAGGCCAGGGATATAATCAACAA cTGGGTATCAAATAACACGAAGAACCGAATaccagaattattcaaaaacataATTCCACAAAATACTCGACTTATTTTGGCtagtacattatttttcaacgctacttggaaaaataaatttccaatacAGGCTACCAAAGA CGAAAAATTCACCACTGGAGCGAAAGAGGTATCAGTTAAAATGATGGATCAGCTAAAACACGTTCCttatttaaaaaacgaaaaattacaaatcgaaGCAATCAGTTTACCATACGAAAATAACGAATTCTCAATGGCTGTTATTTTACCATACGCAAATAAATCAGTGAGCGCCTTTATAGATGACTTGAAAGTAGACCATCAACAAGAAATCATACGCGAATTTCGCTCAAAAAACGAATACGGCGTTCATTATAAAATACCGCGATTTAAATTCGCCAAGTCTCAAAGTATCAATAATTATGTAATAAAATCAggtatcagaaaaatttttgaaattgctgaaTTAGATAATTTGGTAGAAAGCTCCGAACGTCTGAAAGTATCGGAAATAAATCACGCGACTGAAATAGAAGTCGATGAAACTGGATCTATTGCGACTGCTGTAACCACGAATATAGCGCTTTTATGTTTAAGCGAAGAATATCATACAGAGCCTATCGAGTTTTACGCAAATCGACcatttttattttggatttatcaccaaaaaactggtattattttgttttcgGGAATTGTACAGAATCCATCGGtgtaa